Proteins from a genomic interval of Candidatus Neomarinimicrobiota bacterium:
- a CDS encoding 3-isopropylmalate dehydratase, translating to MSQDKIKGKAFVLGKNIDTDQIIPAKHLVYSLEDPEERKFYGRYALSGVPDAESGLPQGNIPFTDPEKFESDFQIVVAGPNFGCGSSREHAPESLMIAGAKAVVAPTYARIFYRNSVDGGFIVPFESVRDLSEEVETYDELEIDRDKNEMKNLTQGTSYGLKPLGSVAEIVEAGGIFEYARQTGMVER from the coding sequence ATGTCACAAGACAAAATCAAAGGAAAAGCCTTCGTATTGGGCAAAAACATCGATACGGATCAGATTATTCCGGCCAAGCATTTGGTATACAGCCTGGAGGATCCGGAGGAACGTAAATTTTACGGACGGTACGCACTTTCCGGCGTGCCGGATGCGGAATCCGGGCTGCCGCAGGGGAACATCCCGTTTACCGACCCGGAAAAATTCGAGTCGGATTTTCAAATTGTAGTGGCCGGCCCGAACTTCGGATGCGGTTCCTCACGGGAACATGCACCGGAATCGCTCATGATTGCCGGAGCTAAAGCGGTGGTTGCACCAACGTATGCGCGGATCTTTTATCGGAATTCCGTGGACGGCGGATTTATCGTTCCGTTTGAGAGCGTCCGGGACCTGAGTGAAGAAGTCGAGACTTATGATGAATTGGAGATCGACCGCGACAAGAATGAGATGAAGAACCTGACCCAGGGCACGAGTTACGGTCTGAAGCCGCTGGGCAGTGTCGCCGAAATTGTAGAAGCCGGCGGGATCTTTGAATACGCACGGCAGACCGGAATGGTGGAACGGTGA
- a CDS encoding 3-isopropylmalate dehydratase large subunit → MGMTLTEKVLARHSGNESVKPGDNVWVDVDVLMTHDVCGPPSIGIFKKQFGDKAQVWDKEKLVIIPDHYIFTEDKYANRNVDILRDFADEQDLPYYYDVGTDRYKGVCHVAMPEEGFTRPGEVLFGTDSHTCTAGAFGEFATGIGNTDAAFIMGTGKLWVKVPETMKFVFDGEIPPYIMAKDIILQIIGDIGVDGATYRTMEFAGTSIEAMDMEARMTLTNMVIEAGGKNGVINPDQVTYDYVKARTDHEFNPVHSDEDAEYHSVYEYRADKMLPMVAKPHSPDNKATVEEVKGTELTRAYIGSCTGGKFSDFVAAAELLKGEQVKLDTFIVPASTEVAERLRTEKMNGQTYMEIFEAAGAEIGEASCAACLGGPSDTFGRLNGPEVCISTTNRNFPGRMGSKESQVYLASPYTVAASALTGKITDPREHF, encoded by the coding sequence ATGGGAATGACATTAACAGAGAAGGTTTTGGCGCGGCACAGCGGAAACGAATCCGTGAAGCCGGGAGATAATGTTTGGGTGGATGTGGACGTTTTAATGACGCACGATGTCTGCGGGCCACCTTCGATTGGAATTTTCAAAAAGCAATTCGGCGATAAAGCCCAGGTCTGGGATAAAGAGAAATTGGTGATTATCCCGGATCACTACATATTCACGGAAGACAAGTACGCGAACCGGAACGTGGACATTTTGCGGGATTTCGCGGACGAACAGGATCTGCCGTATTACTATGACGTCGGCACCGATCGGTACAAGGGTGTCTGCCACGTCGCCATGCCGGAAGAAGGTTTTACACGACCCGGCGAAGTGCTGTTCGGCACCGATTCACACACCTGTACAGCCGGAGCCTTCGGCGAGTTTGCCACGGGCATCGGCAACACCGACGCGGCCTTTATCATGGGCACCGGAAAACTCTGGGTGAAAGTACCCGAGACGATGAAGTTTGTCTTCGATGGGGAGATTCCGCCGTACATCATGGCCAAAGATATTATCCTCCAGATCATCGGTGATATCGGTGTGGACGGCGCCACCTACCGCACCATGGAGTTCGCCGGTACCAGCATTGAAGCCATGGATATGGAAGCCCGGATGACGCTGACCAACATGGTCATTGAGGCCGGGGGCAAAAACGGAGTTATCAATCCGGATCAGGTGACATATGATTACGTCAAAGCCCGCACTGATCACGAATTCAACCCGGTGCACAGCGACGAGGATGCTGAGTATCACAGCGTGTACGAATATCGCGCAGACAAGATGCTGCCGATGGTAGCCAAGCCGCACTCGCCGGACAACAAAGCGACTGTGGAAGAAGTGAAAGGCACCGAGTTGACACGGGCTTACATCGGATCGTGTACCGGCGGGAAGTTTTCCGACTTTGTCGCCGCTGCCGAACTCCTGAAGGGCGAACAGGTGAAACTGGATACGTTTATCGTGCCGGCATCCACGGAAGTGGCGGAACGTCTCCGGACGGAGAAGATGAACGGCCAGACCTATATGGAGATCTTTGAAGCCGCCGGAGCGGAAATTGGCGAGGCGTCGTGCGCAGCATGCCTCGGCGGGCCGTCGGATACATTCGGCCGGTTGAACGGGCCGGAGGTTTGTATCTCCACAACGAACCGGAACTTTCCGGGGCGGATGGGATCCAAGGAGTCACAGGTCTACCTGGCGTCGCCGTATACAGTCGCGGCATCAGCACTGACCGGGAAGATCACCGATCCGAGGGAGCATTTTTAG
- a CDS encoding 2-isopropylmalate synthase, which produces MESRVHIFDTTLRDGEQSPGYSMNLEEKLQMADQLEKLRVDVIEAGFPIASDGDFIAVKKVAERITECSVAGLCRTKKQDIDRAWEALQHAKYPRIHTFIATSDIHMKYKLKKSRVEVLESAVEAVKYAKSYCDDVEFSAEDASRSDREFLYEVFTAVIDAGATVINVPDTVGYAMPTEFGDLIKGIKENVPNIDDAILSVHCHNDLGVAVANSIMALQNGAQQVECTINGIGERAGNASLEEIVMAIRTRQEEFEQDTRIQTEEIFPASKLLAEITGNGVQRNKAVVGDNAFAHEAGIHQDGVLKNPMTYEIMTPQSVGIPKNKLVLGKHSGRHALKIRLGELGFDLSKKQVDQVYKAFINLADEKKIVKDDELKALASNFNGSGNGSSNGDGTYSKDFSNEKIQDYMSIY; this is translated from the coding sequence ATGGAAAGCCGAGTACACATTTTCGATACCACATTACGAGACGGAGAACAATCGCCGGGATACAGTATGAACCTGGAGGAGAAACTCCAGATGGCTGACCAGCTGGAAAAGTTGCGGGTTGACGTCATTGAAGCCGGCTTTCCAATCGCATCCGATGGTGATTTTATCGCAGTGAAAAAGGTGGCAGAGCGGATCACGGAGTGCAGCGTAGCCGGATTATGCCGGACGAAAAAACAGGATATCGACCGCGCCTGGGAAGCACTGCAGCATGCGAAATATCCCAGGATTCACACATTTATTGCCACCTCGGATATCCATATGAAATACAAGCTCAAAAAGTCCAGAGTAGAGGTGCTGGAGAGCGCCGTTGAGGCCGTAAAATATGCCAAATCATATTGTGACGACGTGGAGTTTTCCGCTGAGGATGCCTCCCGCAGCGATCGGGAATTTCTGTACGAAGTATTTACCGCGGTCATCGATGCCGGCGCCACCGTCATTAATGTGCCGGATACGGTGGGCTATGCCATGCCAACGGAATTTGGTGACCTGATCAAGGGAATCAAGGAGAACGTACCGAATATTGATGATGCCATTCTGAGTGTCCACTGCCACAATGACCTTGGCGTAGCCGTAGCAAACTCCATCATGGCGCTCCAGAATGGGGCTCAACAGGTTGAATGTACCATTAATGGCATTGGAGAGCGCGCCGGAAACGCCTCGCTGGAAGAAATCGTAATGGCAATACGCACCCGGCAGGAAGAATTTGAGCAGGATACCCGGATTCAGACGGAAGAGATCTTCCCGGCCAGCAAGTTACTGGCGGAGATCACCGGCAATGGCGTCCAGCGGAATAAAGCAGTGGTGGGCGATAACGCCTTTGCGCACGAAGCCGGTATCCACCAGGACGGCGTACTGAAGAATCCGATGACCTACGAGATTATGACGCCGCAATCGGTAGGTATCCCGAAGAATAAGTTGGTACTCGGTAAACACTCGGGACGGCATGCACTGAAAATTCGCCTGGGAGAGCTCGGTTTTGACCTGTCCAAGAAACAGGTGGACCAGGTCTACAAGGCGTTTATCAACCTGGCAGACGAAAAGAAAATTGTCAAAGACGATGAATTGAAAGCGCTGGCATCGAATTTCAATGGAAGCGGTAACGGTTCTTCAAATGGCGACGGGACCTATTCAAAAGATTTTTCCAATGAAAAAATTCAGGATTACATGAGCATCTACTAA
- the cimA gene encoding citramalate synthase gives MGVKHIDVFDTTLRDGTQGEKVAFSAEDKVRIAHRLDDFGIDYIEGGWPGSNPKDMEFFDRAKNETFSHAKIVAFGSTQRAGHGPEDDKNLKALIDAETPVVCIFGKSWILHVEQALKIKPEENLDLIRNSVEFLKQHDKEVIYDAEHFFDGYKANSEYAMKTLRAAESAGADIIVLCDTNGGTLPQEMTKIIKDVKRYTQTKLGIHAHNDSEVAVANSVAAVQAGCEHVQGTINGYGERCGNANLCSIIPNLQVKGDYQCVPDENIKELTSVSHFVSELANLTHQDNLPFVGKSAFAHKGGVHVSAVMKEERTYEHIEPESVGNQRRVLVSDLSGKSNVKYKANELDIDLSGNGKDVPKIVQKLKELENDGYQFEAAEASFELLVRKMTGEWEDAVELEGFRIMTEKNMNNATRSEATIRLNVNGKTEHTAAEGNGPVHALDRALRKALHEFYPEVDGMHLTDYKVRVLNEKDGTGAKVRVLIESSQNGNSWGTVGVSENIIEASWQALIDSLSYYLTKNKTQKQESSHETEEAAAQLLG, from the coding sequence ATGGGTGTAAAACATATAGACGTATTCGATACCACATTGCGGGATGGAACACAGGGCGAAAAGGTTGCCTTTTCCGCTGAGGACAAGGTGCGCATCGCACATCGGTTGGACGATTTCGGTATCGATTACATTGAAGGCGGATGGCCGGGGTCCAATCCTAAGGATATGGAATTCTTCGATCGGGCGAAAAACGAAACTTTCTCCCATGCGAAGATTGTGGCCTTCGGCAGCACCCAGCGGGCCGGACACGGTCCGGAGGACGATAAGAACCTCAAAGCGCTCATCGATGCGGAGACGCCTGTGGTTTGCATCTTTGGGAAATCCTGGATCCTCCATGTAGAGCAGGCTCTGAAGATTAAACCGGAAGAGAACCTTGACCTCATCCGGAATTCGGTGGAATTCCTGAAACAGCACGACAAGGAAGTCATCTACGATGCCGAGCACTTTTTTGATGGGTACAAGGCAAACTCCGAATACGCCATGAAAACGTTGCGTGCAGCGGAATCTGCCGGAGCAGACATCATTGTCTTGTGCGATACCAACGGCGGAACTCTTCCACAGGAGATGACGAAAATCATCAAAGATGTGAAGCGATATACGCAGACCAAATTAGGCATCCATGCCCATAATGATTCCGAGGTGGCGGTGGCAAACAGCGTTGCAGCGGTACAGGCCGGATGTGAGCACGTGCAGGGCACTATCAACGGGTACGGGGAGCGATGTGGAAACGCTAATCTCTGTTCGATTATCCCGAACCTGCAGGTGAAGGGGGATTATCAGTGTGTGCCGGACGAAAACATTAAAGAATTGACATCGGTTTCACATTTCGTAAGTGAGTTGGCGAATCTGACACACCAGGATAACCTCCCGTTTGTCGGGAAGAGTGCATTCGCTCACAAGGGCGGTGTGCATGTGAGCGCTGTGATGAAGGAAGAGCGCACATACGAACACATCGAACCGGAGAGTGTGGGTAATCAGCGGCGAGTGTTGGTTTCCGACCTCTCTGGTAAGAGCAATGTGAAGTATAAAGCGAATGAGCTGGATATCGACCTGTCCGGCAACGGCAAAGATGTGCCGAAGATCGTCCAGAAACTCAAAGAGCTTGAAAACGACGGTTACCAGTTCGAGGCGGCGGAAGCCTCATTCGAACTTCTGGTCAGAAAGATGACCGGCGAGTGGGAAGACGCCGTCGAACTGGAAGGCTTCCGTATTATGACCGAAAAAAATATGAACAACGCCACGCGTTCCGAGGCGACCATTCGTTTGAACGTAAACGGGAAAACCGAGCATACCGCCGCCGAGGGGAACGGGCCGGTCCACGCGCTGGACAGGGCTCTTCGGAAAGCGCTCCACGAATTTTATCCAGAGGTGGACGGGATGCACCTGACGGATTATAAGGTCCGGGTGCTCAACGAAAAGGACGGCACTGGAGCGAAAGTCCGGGTGCTGATCGAGTCCAGCCAGAACGGCAATTCCTGGGGCACCGTAGGCGTGTCGGAAAATATCATCGAGGCCAGCTGGCAGGCGTTGATCGACAGTCTTTCGTATTACTTGACAAAAAATAAAACTCAGAAACAGGAGAGTTCTCATGAAACAGAGGAGGCGGCAGCCCAGCTATTGGGATAG
- the ilvC gene encoding ketol-acid reductoisomerase encodes MKTYYENDADLGLLDGKTVAVLGYGSQGHAHALNLHESGVDVVVGLRKESSSWPKAEEAGLQVATTAEAAKQGDIIMVLIPDQTQVEAYEADIRPNLEDGNALAFAHGFNIHFNQISPPDNVDVFMVAPKGPGHLVRRVYTQGGGVPCLVAVHQDASGSAKDVALAYTKGIGGTKAGAIETTFEEETETDLFGEQAVLCGGVSELVKAGFETLTNAGYQPEIAYFECLHELKLIVDLFYEGGIGGMYYSVSDTAEYGGMTRGPKVITDETKEHMQQILENVQNGKFARDWILENKAGRPVLEASRREHENLQIEQVGKKLRDLMQWINKDEG; translated from the coding sequence ATGAAAACGTATTACGAGAATGACGCAGATCTTGGATTGTTGGATGGAAAAACCGTGGCCGTCCTCGGTTACGGAAGTCAGGGACACGCACACGCGTTGAACTTACATGAGAGCGGTGTTGATGTGGTGGTAGGGCTCCGGAAGGAGAGCTCGTCCTGGCCGAAGGCTGAGGAAGCTGGGTTACAGGTGGCCACGACGGCTGAGGCGGCAAAACAGGGCGATATTATTATGGTATTAATACCGGATCAAACACAAGTTGAGGCATACGAAGCCGATATTCGTCCGAACCTTGAGGACGGAAACGCCCTGGCCTTTGCACACGGATTCAACATTCATTTCAACCAGATTTCTCCGCCCGATAATGTGGACGTATTCATGGTGGCCCCCAAAGGCCCCGGGCATCTTGTCCGACGCGTATACACCCAGGGTGGCGGCGTTCCGTGCCTCGTGGCAGTCCACCAGGACGCATCAGGCAGTGCCAAAGATGTGGCTTTGGCATACACCAAAGGCATTGGCGGAACCAAGGCCGGCGCAATTGAGACGACTTTTGAAGAGGAAACCGAAACAGATCTCTTTGGCGAACAGGCCGTGCTCTGCGGCGGCGTATCCGAACTGGTGAAGGCCGGATTTGAGACGCTGACCAACGCCGGATACCAGCCGGAAATCGCCTACTTCGAGTGCCTGCACGAACTCAAACTGATTGTCGATCTTTTTTACGAAGGCGGCATCGGTGGCATGTACTATTCGGTGAGTGACACGGCTGAATACGGCGGAATGACCCGCGGCCCGAAAGTTATCACCGACGAAACGAAAGAGCATATGCAGCAGATCCTGGAAAATGTGCAGAACGGGAAATTTGCCCGGGACTGGATCCTGGAGAATAAAGCAGGTCGTCCGGTGCTGGAGGCTTCACGGAGAGAACACGAAAACCTGCAGATCGAGCAAGTCGGAAAAAAATTACGTGATTTGATGCAATGGATAAACAAAGACGAAGGATAA
- the ilvN gene encoding acetolactate synthase small subunit: MEQTAVETSTKKHTISVYVKNNFNALSRIVGLFSGRGFDIDSISFGQGQEPGMARITITTHGDEQIIEQITKQLHKVVDVLKVQDLTYDAFVERELALIKVNAPKASRSEIMQIVNVFRAKIIDISPESMTVEATGSQDKVNAALGMLKQFGIVEVARTGSVALKREFHGQT, from the coding sequence ATGGAGCAAACGGCAGTGGAAACCTCAACCAAGAAACACACAATCTCCGTATACGTCAAGAATAACTTCAACGCGTTGTCCCGGATCGTCGGGCTGTTCAGCGGTCGCGGGTTCGATATCGATAGTATCAGCTTCGGACAGGGACAGGAACCCGGCATGGCGCGGATCACTATTACCACCCACGGTGACGAGCAGATCATCGAGCAGATTACAAAGCAGCTGCACAAGGTAGTAGACGTGTTGAAGGTACAGGATTTGACGTACGACGCGTTCGTGGAACGCGAACTGGCGTTGATTAAGGTGAACGCACCCAAAGCGAGCCGCTCGGAGATCATGCAGATCGTCAACGTATTTCGGGCCAAGATCATCGATATCAGCCCGGAGAGTATGACGGTGGAAGCCACCGGAAGCCAGGATAAGGTAAACGCTGCGCTTGGCATGCTGAAGCAGTTCGGCATAGTAGAGGTGGCGCGTACTGGTTCGGTGGCATTAAAACGCGAATTCCATGGCCAAACATGA
- the ilvB gene encoding biosynthetic-type acetolactate synthase large subunit yields the protein MTPDVATIEKEKQQNTNGARPEGAQSGETKELTGAEIFVRTLEDVGVDTVFGYPGGAVLPIYDHLYQKSGFTHYLIRHEQGGTHAADGYARATGKPGVVLVTSGPGGTNTVTGIATANMDSVPMVVFTGQVPSGMIGNDAFQEADIIGITRPITKHSYLVKDVNELETVIHEAFHIANSGRPGPVVVDLPKDMVKTTGTYRGSGKVKIPGYKPVTRGHHSQIAKAAKMLSEAERPLIYAGGGVNLGDAASELTELVEKTNIPITTTLMGLGGFPETRSQSLGMLGMHGTWYANMAITECDVLLAVGARFDDRVTGRLDGFSQKSKKIHIDIDPSCISKNVEVEVPIVGNVKEVLPELTRMADAPQIDNWWSTINQWKEEHPLKVPYSEDEITPQYMIEKISEVTRGEALMVADVGQHQMWLAQHYKFNHPRSMLSSGGLGTMGYGFPAAMGAAIGKPDRTVFCVTGDGGFQMTAFELATAVQYKVPVKVAILNNGWLGMVRQWQELFYEERYAHTHLESSNPDFVKLAESYGAAGFRAKTPAEMEEVLEKAMEINDRPVIMDFHVTKDENCYPMVPAGAALDEMVEGEE from the coding sequence ATGACACCTGACGTCGCGACAATAGAAAAAGAAAAGCAGCAGAACACAAATGGGGCTCGACCAGAGGGAGCCCAAAGTGGTGAAACGAAAGAATTAACCGGAGCGGAAATATTTGTTCGGACACTGGAGGATGTCGGCGTGGATACCGTATTTGGATATCCTGGTGGAGCTGTTCTTCCGATATATGATCATTTATATCAGAAATCCGGTTTCACACATTATTTGATTCGTCACGAGCAGGGTGGCACGCACGCTGCCGACGGGTACGCTCGCGCAACCGGGAAACCAGGTGTCGTACTGGTAACGTCAGGGCCGGGTGGCACGAATACGGTGACCGGTATAGCCACTGCGAATATGGATTCCGTTCCGATGGTAGTCTTTACGGGGCAGGTCCCCTCTGGTATGATCGGGAACGATGCATTTCAGGAGGCGGATATCATTGGAATTACGCGTCCCATCACCAAGCACAGCTATTTGGTGAAAGATGTCAACGAATTAGAAACGGTGATCCACGAAGCATTCCATATTGCAAATTCAGGGCGCCCCGGTCCGGTGGTAGTTGATCTGCCGAAAGACATGGTCAAAACTACCGGGACTTACCGGGGATCAGGTAAGGTGAAAATCCCGGGTTACAAACCAGTAACCCGGGGACACCATAGCCAGATTGCCAAAGCTGCCAAAATGCTGAGCGAGGCAGAACGCCCCCTCATCTATGCTGGTGGCGGTGTCAATCTTGGCGATGCGGCCTCTGAATTAACAGAATTAGTAGAGAAGACCAATATCCCGATAACCACAACTTTGATGGGGCTGGGCGGATTTCCTGAAACACGGTCGCAGTCCCTGGGAATGCTGGGCATGCACGGAACCTGGTACGCCAATATGGCAATCACAGAATGTGACGTGCTGCTGGCTGTCGGTGCGCGATTTGACGATCGGGTGACCGGTCGGCTGGACGGGTTTTCGCAGAAATCCAAGAAAATCCATATCGACATCGATCCATCCTGTATCTCCAAAAATGTAGAAGTCGAAGTGCCAATAGTCGGGAACGTGAAAGAAGTTCTCCCGGAACTGACCCGAATGGCAGACGCTCCGCAGATTGATAACTGGTGGAGCACAATAAATCAATGGAAAGAAGAGCACCCGCTGAAGGTGCCGTATTCGGAGGATGAAATTACGCCCCAGTATATGATCGAAAAGATCTCCGAAGTCACCAGGGGCGAGGCTCTGATGGTGGCTGATGTGGGGCAGCATCAGATGTGGCTGGCCCAGCATTACAAGTTTAACCATCCGCGATCTATGCTGTCATCCGGTGGGCTTGGGACCATGGGATACGGATTCCCGGCAGCCATGGGGGCCGCCATCGGCAAACCGGATCGCACGGTATTCTGTGTGACGGGTGATGGCGGATTTCAGATGACGGCGTTCGAACTGGCTACCGCTGTGCAATATAAAGTGCCGGTAAAGGTGGCTATTCTGAACAATGGTTGGCTCGGGATGGTACGACAATGGCAGGAACTCTTCTATGAAGAACGATATGCGCATACGCATTTGGAGTCGTCGAATCCGGATTTCGTGAAACTTGCTGAGAGCTACGGCGCCGCCGGTTTCCGGGCGAAAACGCCTGCAGAGATGGAAGAAGTACTGGAAAAAGCCATGGAAATCAATGATCGGCCTGTCATTATGGATTTCCATGTGACGAAAGATGAGAACTGCTATCCGATGGTACCGGCAGGTGCGGCGTTGGACGAAATGGTGGAAGGCGAGGAATAA
- a CDS encoding O-acetylhomoserine aminocarboxypropyltransferase/cysteine synthase produces the protein MSTENKQHYETLQIHAGQEPDPATKSRAVPIYQTTSYTFDDTDHAARLFGLEEFGNIYTRIMNPTNDVFEKRIAALEGGAAAVATGSGQAAQFLAISTIMGAGDNIVSSSHLYGGTYNQFKVSLPRLGIDTKFVDGTDLDQVRDAIDENTKAVYAESIGNPGYYVPDFEGLAEIAHENNIPFIVDNTFGAAGYLVRPIEYGADIVVQSATKWIGGHGTAIGGVAVDSGNFDWGNGKFPAFTEPSPAYHGLVFWDVFGPEGPFGNIAFAVRARVEGLRDFGAAPSPFNSFLHIQGLETLSLRVQRHVDNAMELAKWLKSHEKVSWVNYPGLPDHPTHDNAQKYLKNGFGAVLSFGIKGGIEQGKKFINSVELASHLANVGDAKTLVIHPASTTHQQLSEEEQADTGVTPDLVRVSVGIEHIDDIKSDFAQAFDQIGG, from the coding sequence ATGAGTACAGAGAACAAACAGCATTACGAAACCCTGCAGATTCACGCGGGGCAGGAACCGGATCCGGCCACGAAGTCCCGGGCGGTTCCCATATATCAGACGACCTCTTACACCTTCGATGATACCGATCATGCTGCCAGACTGTTCGGGCTGGAAGAGTTCGGCAACATCTACACACGGATAATGAATCCGACCAATGATGTGTTCGAGAAACGGATCGCGGCGCTGGAGGGTGGCGCGGCAGCGGTGGCCACCGGCTCCGGACAGGCTGCACAATTCCTGGCTATCTCCACCATTATGGGCGCGGGAGACAACATTGTTTCCTCCTCCCATCTTTACGGCGGAACATACAACCAATTTAAAGTAAGCCTTCCCCGGTTGGGCATCGATACGAAATTCGTCGACGGTACCGATCTGGATCAGGTCCGAGATGCCATCGATGAAAATACCAAAGCAGTGTATGCCGAAAGTATCGGGAATCCCGGGTATTATGTTCCGGACTTCGAAGGGCTGGCGGAGATCGCACATGAAAACAATATCCCGTTTATCGTGGATAATACATTCGGTGCGGCCGGGTACCTGGTGCGTCCGATTGAATACGGAGCGGATATCGTAGTGCAGTCAGCTACCAAGTGGATAGGTGGTCACGGTACGGCTATCGGGGGCGTCGCTGTAGATTCAGGGAACTTCGACTGGGGCAATGGTAAGTTTCCGGCCTTTACCGAGCCATCTCCAGCCTATCATGGTTTGGTTTTCTGGGATGTGTTCGGTCCCGAAGGCCCATTCGGTAATATTGCGTTTGCCGTACGTGCCCGAGTGGAAGGCCTTCGGGATTTCGGTGCAGCGCCGTCTCCGTTTAATTCCTTCCTCCATATCCAGGGATTGGAGACTCTCTCCCTCAGAGTACAGCGCCACGTGGACAACGCCATGGAACTGGCGAAGTGGTTGAAGAGCCATGAGAAGGTTTCATGGGTCAATTATCCCGGATTGCCGGATCATCCGACGCACGATAACGCTCAGAAATATCTGAAGAATGGCTTTGGGGCTGTCCTTTCGTTTGGCATCAAAGGTGGAATTGAGCAAGGGAAAAAGTTCATTAATTCAGTGGAGTTGGCGAGCCATCTCGCAAACGTTGGTGACGCCAAAACACTGGTGATCCATCCGGCATCCACCACCCATCAGCAGCTGTCTGAAGAGGAACAGGCTGACACAGGTGTCACGCCGGATCTGGTCCGGGTTTCCGTCGGCATCGAACATATCGATGACATAAAATCCGATTTTGCACAAGCATTCGACCAAATCGGAGGCTAA
- the metX gene encoding homoserine O-acetyltransferase, whose amino-acid sequence MSEKLQIWSQEEPFPLEYGGTLPSLRLAYHTWGTLNDAGDNVILITHALTGSSDVTEWWDPTLGPGNPLDSEEYCIICINNLGSPYGSTSPLTYSQENRDPTTFPLITIRDTVHAHKLLLDDLGVTALRSVIGGSMGGMLSLEWALLYPEYVQSIVSIGSSARHSAWCIGISAMQRDAIKDDPDWNGGHYAKNQPVNGLALARKIAMVSYRSSASFQKRFGREFQRAEENYYTVESYLDYQGNKLVNRFDANCYIALTEIMDTHDVGRNRDGHIAALKQINVPSLIIGVSSDILYPPQEQKELAEYIPNSKYYEINSENGHDAFLIDFDQVNEALEQFKQAWW is encoded by the coding sequence ATGTCTGAGAAGCTACAAATCTGGTCGCAAGAAGAGCCGTTCCCTCTGGAATATGGGGGAACGCTCCCTTCTTTGCGTCTGGCCTACCACACCTGGGGCACGCTAAATGATGCTGGCGACAACGTCATTCTGATCACACACGCGTTGACCGGCAGCAGCGATGTGACCGAATGGTGGGACCCGACGCTGGGACCGGGTAATCCCCTCGATTCCGAAGAATACTGTATTATCTGTATTAACAACCTTGGCTCACCCTACGGGTCCACCAGTCCATTGACGTATTCTCAAGAAAACAGAGATCCCACCACCTTTCCGTTAATCACCATTCGCGACACTGTTCACGCACACAAATTATTACTCGATGATCTTGGAGTCACTGCACTCCGCTCTGTCATCGGTGGATCGATGGGCGGCATGCTGAGCCTGGAATGGGCATTGCTCTATCCTGAGTACGTCCAGTCTATCGTATCCATCGGGAGTTCAGCCCGGCATTCGGCCTGGTGTATCGGGATCAGTGCGATGCAGCGGGATGCAATTAAGGACGATCCCGACTGGAATGGTGGCCATTACGCAAAGAATCAACCAGTAAACGGTCTGGCGCTTGCGCGGAAGATTGCCATGGTTTCGTACCGGAGTTCCGCCTCTTTCCAGAAACGGTTCGGACGGGAATTTCAAAGAGCCGAAGAAAATTACTACACTGTGGAGAGCTACCTGGACTACCAGGGCAATAAACTCGTCAATCGGTTTGACGCCAATTGTTACATCGCACTTACAGAAATTATGGATACACACGATGTGGGTCGAAACCGGGATGGTCACATTGCTGCGCTCAAGCAGATCAATGTTCCTTCCCTTATCATTGGAGTCAGTTCCGATATTCTGTATCCCCCACAAGAACAAAAAGAGCTTGCAGAGTATATTCCCAATTCAAAATATTACGAGATAAATTCGGAGAATGGCCATGACGCCTTTCTCATTGATTTCGACCAGGTCAATGAAGCATTGGAGCAGTTTAAACAAGCCTGGTGGTAA